In one Pseudomonas hydrolytica genomic region, the following are encoded:
- the erdR gene encoding response regulator transcription factor ErdR, whose protein sequence is MAAYEILIADDHPLFRSALQQALTLGLGPEVRLVEAASIAELEACLAAKNDWDLVLLDLNMPGAYGFSGLVLLRGQYPQIPVVMISAQEEASVVNRSREFGASGFIPKSSPLETIQLAVRQVLDGDTWWPPMAEESAPVSEEAKAAGAGLASLTPQQFRVLTMVCEGLLNKQIAYELSVSEATVKAHVTAIFRKLGVRTRTQAALLLQQMESIPG, encoded by the coding sequence ATGGCCGCTTACGAAATCCTGATTGCCGACGATCACCCGCTGTTTCGCAGCGCACTGCAACAAGCATTGACCCTGGGGCTGGGGCCCGAAGTAAGGCTGGTGGAAGCCGCCAGCATCGCCGAGCTGGAGGCCTGTCTGGCTGCCAAGAATGACTGGGATCTGGTTCTGCTCGATCTCAACATGCCCGGCGCTTACGGCTTTTCCGGTCTGGTGCTGCTGCGCGGGCAGTATCCACAGATTCCCGTGGTGATGATCTCCGCCCAGGAGGAAGCCTCGGTGGTCAACCGTTCGCGCGAGTTTGGCGCCAGCGGCTTTATCCCCAAGTCCAGCCCCCTGGAAACCATTCAGCTGGCCGTGCGTCAGGTGCTCGACGGCGATACCTGGTGGCCGCCCATGGCGGAGGAGAGTGCACCGGTTTCCGAAGAGGCCAAGGCCGCCGGCGCCGGGCTGGCCAGCCTTACCCCGCAGCAGTTCCGCGTGCTGACCATGGTCTGCGAAGGCCTGCTGAACAAGCAGATCGCCTATGAGCTGAGCGTGTCCGAGGCTACCGTCAAGGCTCACGTCACCGCCATCTTCCGCAAGCTCGGGGTGCGTACCCGCACCCAGGCGGCGTTGCTGCTGCAGCAGATGGAATCGATTCCGGGTTGA
- the fpr gene encoding ferredoxin-NADP reductase: MSNMNVERVLSVHHWNDTLFSFKCTRDPGLRFENGQFVMIGLQQDNGRPLMRAYSIASPNWEEHLEFFSIKVPDGPLTSQLQHLKEGDEIIISKKPTGTLVLDDLNPGKHLYLLSTGTGLAPFMSVIQDPETYERFEKVILVHGVRYVNEVAYREFITEHLPRNEFFGDALKEKLIYYPTVTREPFENQGRLTDLMRSGKLFADIGLPPINPQDDRAMICGSPSMLDETSAVLDSFGLKISPRMREPGDYLIERAFVEK, encoded by the coding sequence ATGAGCAATATGAACGTCGAGCGCGTGCTCAGCGTCCACCACTGGAACGATACGCTGTTCAGCTTCAAGTGCACCCGTGATCCGGGTCTGCGCTTCGAGAATGGCCAGTTCGTGATGATCGGCCTGCAGCAGGACAACGGCCGCCCGCTGATGCGCGCCTACTCCATCGCCAGCCCGAACTGGGAAGAGCATCTGGAGTTCTTCAGCATCAAGGTGCCGGACGGCCCGCTGACCTCGCAGCTGCAGCACCTCAAGGAAGGCGACGAGATCATCATCAGCAAGAAGCCCACCGGCACCTTGGTGCTCGATGACCTCAACCCGGGCAAGCATCTGTATCTGCTGTCCACCGGCACCGGTCTGGCGCCGTTCATGAGCGTGATCCAGGACCCGGAAACCTACGAGCGCTTCGAGAAGGTGATTCTGGTGCACGGCGTGCGCTACGTGAACGAGGTGGCCTACCGCGAGTTCATCACCGAGCACCTGCCGCGCAACGAATTCTTCGGCGATGCGCTGAAGGAGAAGCTGATCTACTACCCGACCGTGACCCGCGAGCCGTTCGAGAATCAGGGCCGTCTGACCGACCTGATGCGCAGCGGCAAGCTGTTCGCCGACATCGGCCTTCCGCCGATCAACCCGCAGGACGACCGCGCCATGATCTGTGGCAGCCCAAGCATGCTCGACGAAACCAGCGCAGTGCTCGACAGCTTCGGCCTGAAGATTTCCCCGCGCATGCGTGAGCCGGGGGACTATCTGATCGAGCGCGCCTTCGTCGAGAAGTAA
- a CDS encoding LysR family transcriptional regulator, with the protein MRFTLRQLQVFVAVAQQESVSRAAQSLALSQSATSTSLTELERQSDCQLFDRAGKRLSLNALGRQLLPQAVALLDQAREIERLLGGKSGFGSLNVGATLTVGNYLATLLIGSFMQRHPECRVKLQVHNTAHVVQQIAHYELDLGLIEGDCQHPDIEVQPWVEDELVVFCAPQHALAARGTATLEELTHEAWILREQGSGTRLTFDQAMRHHPRSLNIRLELEHTEAIKRAVESGLGIGCISRLALRDAFRRGSLVPVETPQLDLRRQFYFIWHKQKYQTAAMREFLEQCRELTAGVGRSDQIVLPSIA; encoded by the coding sequence ATGCGATTTACTCTCAGACAACTCCAGGTCTTCGTTGCCGTGGCGCAGCAGGAAAGCGTCTCACGCGCGGCGCAATCGCTCGCCCTGTCGCAGTCGGCCACCAGCACCTCGCTGACCGAACTGGAGCGCCAGTCGGACTGCCAGCTGTTCGACCGCGCCGGCAAACGCCTGTCGCTCAATGCACTGGGCCGCCAGTTGCTGCCACAGGCGGTGGCGCTGCTCGACCAAGCGCGCGAGATCGAGCGCCTGCTGGGTGGCAAGAGCGGCTTCGGCTCGCTCAACGTCGGCGCAACCCTCACCGTGGGCAACTACCTGGCCACCCTGCTGATCGGCAGTTTCATGCAGCGCCATCCGGAATGTCGGGTGAAGCTGCAGGTGCACAACACCGCCCATGTGGTGCAGCAGATCGCGCATTACGAGCTGGACCTGGGCCTGATCGAAGGCGACTGCCAGCACCCGGACATCGAAGTGCAGCCCTGGGTGGAAGATGAACTGGTGGTGTTCTGCGCACCACAGCATGCGCTGGCCGCACGCGGCACGGCGACGCTGGAGGAGCTCACGCATGAGGCCTGGATCCTGCGCGAGCAGGGTTCGGGCACGCGCCTGACCTTCGATCAGGCCATGCGCCATCATCCGCGCAGCCTCAATATCCGTCTCGAACTGGAACACACCGAAGCGATCAAGCGCGCCGTGGAGTCGGGCCTGGGCATCGGCTGCATCTCGCGTCTGGCCCTGCGCGATGCCTTTCGCCGCGGCAGCCTGGTGCCGGTGGAGACGCCGCAGCTGGACCTGCGCCGACAATTCTACTTCATCTGGCACAAACAGAAGTACCAGACCGCCGCCATGCGCGAGTTTCTCGAACAATGCCGCGAACTCACCGCAGGCGTGGGGCGCAGCGATCAGATCGTTCTGCCGTCGATTGCCTAG
- a CDS encoding alpha/beta fold hydrolase — protein MPYFDNDGCQLHYEDYGHGAPLLLVHGLGSSTRDWEYQVPVLSQHYRVVALDVRGHGRSDKPHEAYRIADFADDVAALIEHLQLPPVHLVGISMGGMIGFQLAVDHPELLRSLTIVNSGPEVKAKSPRDWLEIGKRWTLSRLLSLETIAKALAKLLFPRPEQAELRRRVEERWPQNDKRAYLASLDAIIGWGVRERLKRITCPTLVITADQDYTPVKRKREYVAEIPDARLVVIENSRHATPLDQPERFNTVLLAFLGETANKEN, from the coding sequence ATGCCCTACTTCGACAACGACGGTTGCCAGCTGCACTACGAGGACTATGGCCACGGCGCCCCGCTGCTGCTGGTGCATGGCCTGGGCTCGAGCACCCGCGACTGGGAATACCAGGTGCCCGTGCTCAGCCAGCATTACCGGGTTGTGGCGCTCGACGTTCGCGGCCATGGCCGCTCGGACAAACCGCACGAGGCCTATCGCATCGCCGACTTCGCCGACGACGTGGCCGCGTTGATCGAGCATCTGCAGCTGCCGCCGGTGCACCTGGTGGGGATATCCATGGGCGGCATGATCGGCTTCCAGCTGGCGGTCGACCACCCCGAGCTGCTGCGCAGTCTGACCATCGTCAACAGCGGCCCGGAGGTCAAGGCGAAAAGCCCGCGCGACTGGCTGGAAATCGGCAAGCGCTGGACCCTGTCGCGCCTGCTCAGCCTGGAAACCATCGCCAAGGCGCTGGCCAAGCTGCTGTTCCCCAGGCCCGAGCAGGCCGAGCTGCGGCGCAGGGTCGAGGAGCGCTGGCCGCAGAATGACAAGCGCGCCTACCTGGCCAGCCTCGACGCCATCATCGGCTGGGGCGTGCGGGAACGGCTGAAGCGCATCACCTGTCCTACCCTGGTGATCACGGCCGACCAGGATTACACCCCGGTCAAGCGCAAGCGCGAGTACGTCGCAGAAATACCCGATGCACGCCTGGTGGTGATCGAAAATTCGCGCCACGCCACACCACTGGATCAACCCGAACGTTTCAATACCGTCCTGCTCGCCTTTCTTGGCGAGACTGCCAACAAGGAAAACTGA
- a CDS encoding peptidylprolyl isomerase, whose protein sequence is MLKQLVLATGALLLSSSLLAAENPKVLLTTSLGEVEVELAADKAPISTQNFLKYVDNGFYNGTQFHRVIPGFMVQGGGFDADMRQKDTDAPIKNEADNGLHNVRGTLAMARTQVRDSATSQFFINHKDNAFLDHGSRDFGYAVFGKVTRGMDVVDKIAQVPTSNRGMHQNVPREPVLIIEAKRL, encoded by the coding sequence ATGCTCAAGCAACTCGTTCTCGCCACCGGCGCCCTGCTGCTGTCGTCCAGCCTGCTGGCCGCGGAAAATCCCAAGGTGCTGCTGACCACCAGCCTGGGTGAAGTGGAAGTGGAGCTGGCCGCCGACAAGGCACCGATCAGCACGCAGAACTTTCTCAAGTACGTCGACAACGGCTTCTACAACGGCACCCAGTTCCACCGGGTGATTCCCGGCTTCATGGTGCAGGGCGGTGGCTTCGATGCCGACATGCGCCAGAAGGACACCGATGCGCCGATCAAGAACGAGGCCGACAACGGCCTGCACAACGTGCGCGGCACCCTGGCCATGGCACGTACCCAGGTACGCGACTCGGCCACCAGCCAGTTCTTCATCAATCACAAGGACAACGCCTTCCTCGACCACGGCTCGCGCGACTTCGGCTACGCCGTGTTCGGCAAGGTGACCCGCGGCATGGACGTGGTGGACAAGATCGCCCAGGTGCCCACCAGCAACCGCGGCATGCACCAGAACGTGCCACGCGAGCCGGTGCTGATCATCGAGGCCAAGCGTCTGTAA
- a CDS encoding DMT family transporter, with amino-acid sequence MRCFSSRVRSMRSQALRADLLMLITAMIWGSAFVAQRLGMDSIGPFLYTGLRFTLACLILLPLLALLQRRSQRPAAPLNRGLLLGGVVMGLALSLGINLQQVGLLFTTVTNSGFITGLYVIVVPILGLLIGQRSSAGIWLGACLAVLGMFLLSVGEGFTVASGDWLQLAGAFVWGVHVLLVGFFASRHDPLRLALIQFITCAVISLLLALVFETATLDGIIAAGPAILYGGLFGVAIGFTLQVVAQQHAIASHAAIILSLEAVFAAIAGALLLGEVLALRGYLGCALMFAGMLLAQLWPKPLPSELSGTIASADAGRR; translated from the coding sequence ATGCGCTGCTTTTCCAGCCGAGTTCGTTCCATGCGAAGCCAAGCCCTGCGCGCCGACCTGTTGATGCTGATTACCGCGATGATCTGGGGCAGCGCCTTTGTCGCCCAGCGTCTGGGCATGGACAGCATCGGCCCCTTTCTCTATACCGGTCTGCGTTTCACCCTGGCCTGCCTGATACTGCTGCCACTGCTGGCCCTGCTGCAACGACGCAGCCAGCGCCCGGCGGCGCCCCTGAACCGCGGCCTGCTGCTGGGCGGCGTGGTGATGGGCCTGGCGCTGTCGCTGGGGATCAACCTGCAGCAGGTGGGCCTGCTGTTCACCACCGTGACCAATTCCGGCTTCATCACCGGCCTGTACGTCATCGTGGTGCCGATCCTCGGCCTGCTGATCGGCCAGCGCAGCAGTGCCGGCATCTGGCTGGGTGCCTGCCTCGCGGTGCTGGGGATGTTCCTGCTCAGCGTCGGCGAAGGCTTCACCGTGGCCTCGGGGGACTGGCTGCAACTGGCCGGCGCCTTCGTCTGGGGCGTACACGTGCTGCTGGTGGGGTTCTTCGCCAGCCGCCACGACCCGCTGCGCCTGGCGCTGATCCAGTTCATCACCTGTGCGGTGATCAGCCTGCTGCTGGCGCTGGTGTTCGAGACGGCCACGCTCGACGGCATCATCGCCGCGGGGCCAGCCATTCTCTATGGCGGCCTGTTCGGCGTGGCCATCGGTTTCACCCTGCAGGTGGTGGCGCAGCAGCACGCCATCGCCTCGCACGCGGCGATCATTCTTTCGCTGGAGGCGGTGTTCGCCGCCATCGCCGGCGCCCTGCTGCTCGGCGAAGTGCTGGCCCTGCGCGGCTATCTGGGCTGCGCGCTGATGTTCGCCGGCATGCTGCTGGCCCAGCTATGGCCCAAGCCCTTGCCAAGCGAGCTCAGCGGTACGATTGCAAGCGCTGATGCAGGGCGTCGTTGA